The proteins below are encoded in one region of Mycobacteriales bacterium:
- the efp gene encoding elongation factor P, which yields MATTNDLKNGMTLDLGDGDLWNVVEFQHVKPGKGGAFVRTTLKNLKTGKVVDKTFNAGVKVDVALVEKREMQFLYKEGTDYVFMDTQTYDQLHVGPEAVGDMATYLLENMNANVSIHEGIALSIELPASVELVIQHTDPGVQGDRSTGGTKPATLETGGTIQVPLFVSTGEKVRVDTRDGRYLGRVQS from the coding sequence GTGGCCACGACGAACGACCTCAAGAACGGCATGACGCTCGACCTGGGCGACGGCGACCTGTGGAACGTCGTGGAGTTCCAGCACGTCAAGCCCGGCAAGGGCGGCGCGTTCGTCCGCACCACGCTGAAGAACCTCAAGACCGGCAAGGTCGTCGACAAGACGTTCAACGCCGGCGTGAAGGTCGACGTCGCGCTGGTCGAGAAGCGCGAGATGCAGTTCCTCTACAAGGAGGGCACCGACTACGTGTTCATGGACACGCAGACGTACGACCAGCTCCACGTCGGCCCGGAGGCCGTCGGGGACATGGCGACGTACCTGCTGGAGAACATGAACGCCAACGTCTCCATCCACGAGGGCATCGCGCTGTCCATCGAGCTGCCGGCGTCCGTCGAGCTGGTCATCCAGCACACCGACCCGGGCGTGCAGGGCGACCGGTCCACCGGCGGCACCAAGCCCGCGACGCTGGAGACGGGCGGCACGATCCAGGTGCCGCTGTTCGTGTCGACCGGCGAGAAGGTGCGCGTGGACACCCGCGACGGGCGTTACCTGGGTCGCGTGCAGTCGTAG
- the nusB gene encoding transcription antitermination factor NusB, giving the protein MGARSKARKRALDVLYEAELRGTDVVATLGERLAQADPPIPEYAVTLVEGVVEHRARIDEVLAAVAAPDWPLERMPAVDRNVLRIGTYELLFRDDVPEGVAISEAVELATALSTDESPKFVNGVLARVAKDHAPA; this is encoded by the coding sequence GTGGGTGCGCGGAGCAAGGCCCGCAAGCGGGCGCTGGACGTCCTCTACGAGGCGGAGCTGCGCGGCACCGACGTCGTCGCGACGCTGGGGGAGCGGCTGGCGCAGGCCGACCCGCCGATCCCCGAGTACGCCGTGACGCTGGTCGAGGGCGTCGTTGAGCACCGCGCGCGGATCGACGAGGTGCTCGCGGCGGTGGCCGCCCCGGACTGGCCGCTGGAGCGGATGCCCGCCGTCGACCGCAACGTGCTGCGCATCGGGACGTACGAGCTGCTGTTCCGCGACGACGTCCCGGAGGGCGTGGCGATCTCGGAGGCGGTCGAGCTGGCGACGGCGCTGTCGACCGACGAGTCGCCGAAGTTCGTCAACGGCGTCCTCGCCCGGGTCGCGAAGGACCACGCCCCCGCGTGA
- a CDS encoding transcriptional regulator, translated as MSDNYAKALGARLRAIRTQQGLSLHGVEEKSRGRWKAVVVGSYERGDRAVTVQRLAELAEFYGVPINELLPEGVVSSGTPTETSPKIIIDLEQLSHVPVEQSAPLARYAATIQSQRGDYNGRVLSIRHEDLRSLAVIYDASPGALTDQLIQWGVLQPDARRAVEIGV; from the coding sequence ATGAGCGACAACTACGCCAAGGCACTCGGTGCCCGCCTGCGGGCGATCCGTACGCAGCAGGGCCTGTCCCTGCACGGCGTCGAGGAGAAGTCCCGCGGCCGCTGGAAGGCCGTCGTCGTCGGCTCGTACGAGCGGGGCGACCGGGCGGTGACCGTGCAGCGGCTCGCCGAGCTCGCCGAGTTCTACGGCGTGCCGATCAACGAGCTGCTCCCCGAGGGCGTCGTCTCCTCCGGCACCCCCACCGAGACCTCGCCGAAGATCATCATCGACCTCGAGCAGCTCTCCCACGTGCCGGTCGAGCAGTCCGCGCCGCTCGCGCGCTACGCCGCCACCATCCAGAGCCAGCGCGGCGACTACAACGGCCGGGTGCTGTCGATCCGCCACGAGGACCTCCGGTCGCTCGCGGTGATCTACGACGCCTCGCCGGGCGCGCTCACCGACCAGCTCATCCAGTGGGGCGTGCTCCAGCCCGACGCCCGCCGCGCCGTCGAGATCGGCGTCTAG
- the pyrR gene encoding bifunctional pyr operon transcriptional regulator/uracil phosphoribosyltransferase PyrR has product MAAAYPGAAPRRPVSGDVAAARPVLEPADVTRALSRIAHEIVERNHGAAGLVLLGIPSRGVPLARRIAAKVADVEGTTIPVGSLDVTMHRDDLRTRGIRALAETDLPEDGIDGRTVILVDDVLFSGRTIRAALDALIDVGRPAAVQLAVLVDRGHRELPIRADYVGKNIPTSLREAVHVLLTETDGRDGVLLGPADTEEATAAARGGAPGLVAERGAGAPRGEETL; this is encoded by the coding sequence TTGGCTGCCGCCTACCCAGGCGCCGCCCCGCGTCGCCCGGTCTCCGGCGACGTCGCCGCCGCCCGTCCGGTCCTCGAGCCCGCCGACGTGACGCGCGCGCTCTCCCGGATCGCCCACGAGATCGTCGAACGCAACCACGGCGCGGCCGGGCTGGTCCTCCTCGGCATCCCGAGCCGCGGCGTGCCGCTCGCGCGGCGGATCGCCGCGAAGGTCGCCGACGTCGAGGGCACGACGATCCCGGTCGGCTCGCTGGACGTGACGATGCACCGCGACGACCTGCGCACCCGCGGCATCCGCGCGCTGGCCGAGACGGACCTGCCGGAGGACGGCATCGACGGTCGCACGGTGATCCTCGTCGACGACGTGCTGTTCTCCGGGCGCACGATCCGCGCCGCGCTGGACGCGCTGATCGACGTCGGGCGGCCCGCCGCGGTGCAGCTCGCGGTGCTGGTCGACCGCGGCCACCGCGAGCTGCCGATCCGCGCCGACTACGTCGGCAAGAACATCCCGACCTCGCTGCGCGAGGCGGTCCACGTGCTGCTCACGGAGACCGACGGCCGCGACGGCGTGCTGCTCGGCCCGGCCGACACGGAGGAGGCAACGGCCGCGGCCCGGGGTGGGGCCCCCGGGCTCGTGGCGGAGCGCGGGGCTGGGGCCCCGCGCGGGGAGGAGACACTGTGA
- a CDS encoding aspartate carbamoyltransferase catalytic subunit, with amino-acid sequence MNRHLLSAADLSRDDALLILDTADRLAEQERIAQVKKFPTLRGRTVVNLFYEDSTRTRTSFELAAKRLSADVINFSAKGSSVSKGESLKDTAWTLEAMGADAVVIRHSASGAPHRLAGWIKGSVINAGDGTHEHPTQALLDAYTMRQRTGRLEDLRVTIVGDVIHSRVARSNVLLLATLGAQVTLVAPPTLLPVGVETWPAEVSYDLDSVLPKSDVVMMLRVQRERMGAAYFPSTREYSRRYGLDRDRVRLLTDEAIVMHPGPMNRGVEIAAEVADSPRSTIVDQVTNGVSVRMAILYLMLGGAE; translated from the coding sequence GTGAACCGCCACCTGCTCTCGGCAGCGGACCTCTCGCGCGACGACGCGCTGCTCATCCTCGACACCGCCGACCGGCTGGCCGAGCAGGAGCGCATCGCGCAGGTCAAGAAGTTCCCGACGCTGCGCGGCCGGACCGTCGTCAACCTGTTCTACGAGGACTCCACGCGCACGCGGACGTCGTTCGAGCTGGCCGCGAAGCGGCTCTCCGCCGACGTCATCAACTTCTCCGCCAAGGGCTCCAGCGTCTCGAAGGGCGAGAGCCTCAAGGACACCGCCTGGACGCTGGAGGCGATGGGCGCCGACGCGGTCGTGATCCGGCACAGCGCCTCCGGCGCGCCGCACCGGCTGGCCGGCTGGATCAAGGGCTCGGTCATCAACGCCGGCGACGGCACGCACGAGCACCCCACCCAGGCGCTGCTCGACGCGTACACGATGCGGCAGCGCACCGGCCGGCTGGAGGACCTGCGGGTCACCATCGTCGGCGACGTCATCCACTCGCGGGTCGCCCGCTCCAACGTCCTGCTGCTCGCCACGCTCGGCGCGCAGGTGACGCTCGTCGCGCCGCCGACGCTGCTGCCGGTGGGCGTCGAGACGTGGCCGGCCGAGGTGTCGTACGACCTGGACTCGGTGCTGCCCAAGAGCGACGTCGTGATGATGCTGCGGGTGCAGCGGGAGCGGATGGGCGCCGCGTACTTCCCGTCCACGCGCGAGTACAGCCGCCGCTACGGCCTGGACCGCGACCGGGTGCGGCTGCTCACCGACGAGGCGATCGTCATGCACCCCGGCCCGATGAACCGGGGCGTCGAGATCGCCGCCGAGGTCGCCGACTCGCCGCGGTCCACGATCGTCGACCAGGTCACCAACGGCGTCTCCGTGCGCATGGCGATCCTCTATCTGATGCTGGGCGGTGCGGAGTGA
- a CDS encoding dihydroorotase, with translation MSDWLIKGVLLDGAATDLRLSDGTVAEVGSGLDAAGAQVLDADGLVALPGLVDLHTHLREPGREDAETVETGTAAAALGGFTAVHAMANTDPVADVAGVVEQVWRLGRDAGHCAVHPVGAVTVGLAGEQLAELGAMADSAARVRVFSDDGRCVSDAGLMRRALEYVKAFDGVIAQHAQEPSLTAGAQMHEGVVSARLGLAGWPAAAEESVIARDCLLAAHTGSRLHVCHVSTAGSVELIRWAKSKGWRVTAEVTPHHLLLTDDRAETYDPLFKVNPPLRTRADVEALREGLADGTIDAVATDHAPHALEDKETEWGCAAFGMLGLETALSIVVETMVETGLLDWASVADRMSYRPARIGRLRDQGVALGAGAPANLTLLDPAARWTVDPHALASRSTNTPYAGMTLPGRVVATFLRGRPTVLDGKLT, from the coding sequence GTGAGCGACTGGCTGATCAAGGGCGTCCTGCTCGACGGGGCGGCCACCGACCTGCGGCTCTCCGACGGGACCGTGGCCGAGGTCGGCAGCGGGCTCGACGCCGCTGGCGCGCAGGTGCTCGACGCGGACGGGCTGGTCGCGCTGCCGGGCCTGGTCGACCTGCACACGCACCTGCGCGAGCCGGGCCGCGAGGACGCCGAGACGGTCGAGACCGGGACGGCCGCCGCGGCGCTGGGCGGGTTCACGGCGGTGCACGCGATGGCCAACACCGACCCGGTCGCCGACGTGGCCGGCGTGGTCGAGCAGGTGTGGCGGCTGGGCCGCGACGCCGGGCACTGCGCCGTTCACCCGGTCGGCGCGGTCACCGTGGGGCTGGCGGGCGAGCAGCTCGCCGAGCTCGGCGCGATGGCCGACAGCGCGGCGCGGGTCCGCGTCTTCTCCGACGACGGGCGGTGCGTCTCCGACGCGGGGCTGATGCGGCGCGCGCTGGAGTACGTCAAGGCGTTCGACGGCGTGATCGCCCAGCACGCGCAGGAGCCGTCGCTGACGGCCGGCGCGCAGATGCACGAGGGCGTCGTGTCGGCGCGGCTCGGGCTGGCCGGCTGGCCGGCGGCGGCCGAGGAGTCGGTCATCGCCCGCGACTGCCTGCTGGCCGCGCACACCGGCAGCCGCCTGCACGTCTGCCACGTCTCCACCGCCGGCTCGGTCGAGCTGATCCGCTGGGCCAAGTCGAAGGGCTGGCGGGTGACGGCCGAGGTCACGCCGCACCACCTGCTGCTCACGGACGACCGGGCGGAGACCTACGACCCGCTGTTCAAGGTCAACCCGCCGCTGCGCACGCGCGCCGACGTCGAGGCGCTGCGCGAGGGGCTCGCCGACGGCACGATCGACGCGGTCGCCACCGACCACGCGCCGCACGCGCTGGAGGACAAGGAGACCGAGTGGGGGTGCGCGGCGTTCGGCATGCTCGGGCTGGAGACCGCGCTGTCCATCGTGGTCGAGACGATGGTCGAGACCGGCCTGCTGGACTGGGCCAGCGTCGCCGACCGGATGTCGTACCGGCCGGCGCGGATCGGGCGGCTGCGCGACCAGGGCGTCGCGCTCGGCGCCGGCGCGCCCGCCAACCTCACGCTGCTCGACCCGGCCGCCCGCTGGACGGTCGACCCGCACGCGCTGGCGTCGCGGAGCACCAACACGCCGTACGCCGGCATGACGCTGCCCGGCCGGGTGGTCGCGACGTTCCTCCGCGGCCGCCCCACCGTCCTCGACGGAAAGCTGACCTGA
- the carA gene encoding glutamine-hydrolyzing carbamoyl-phosphate synthase small subunit, with amino-acid sequence MVGRAARPALLVLEDGRSFRGEAYGAAGEALGEAVFNTGMTGYQETLTDPSYHRQVVVMTAPHIGNTGVNDADDESGRIWVAGYVVRDPARVASSWRAERGLDAELKRQGVVGIGGVDTRAVTRHLRERGAMRCAVSSTGDDADTVLARVLASPSMSGADLAREVSTAQPYVVPASGDRRHRVAALDLGMKRSIPAYLAHHGCEVHVLPATATAAEILATEPDGVFLSNGPGDPAATEYAVDALRGVLGRRPVFGICLGHQLLGRALGLGTYKLTFGHRGVNQPVQDLATKRVAITSHNHGFAVAAPTAPETAFGRVAVSHVDLNDGVVEGLRCLDVPAFSVQYHPEAAPGPHDGSGLFAEFAALMAGARV; translated from the coding sequence CTGGTCGGCCGGGCCGCGCGCCCGGCGCTGCTGGTGCTGGAGGACGGGCGGTCGTTCCGCGGCGAGGCGTACGGCGCGGCGGGCGAGGCGCTCGGCGAGGCCGTCTTCAACACCGGCATGACCGGCTACCAGGAGACGCTCACCGACCCGTCGTACCACCGGCAGGTCGTCGTCATGACGGCGCCGCACATCGGCAACACCGGCGTCAACGACGCCGACGACGAGAGCGGCCGCATCTGGGTGGCCGGCTACGTCGTCCGCGACCCGGCGCGCGTTGCCTCGTCGTGGCGTGCCGAACGCGGCCTGGACGCCGAGCTGAAGCGGCAGGGCGTCGTCGGCATCGGCGGCGTCGACACCCGCGCCGTCACCCGGCACCTGCGCGAGCGCGGCGCGATGCGCTGCGCGGTCTCCTCGACCGGTGACGACGCCGACACGGTGCTCGCGCGGGTGCTGGCGAGCCCGTCGATGAGCGGCGCCGACCTGGCGCGCGAGGTGTCCACCGCGCAGCCGTACGTCGTGCCGGCGAGCGGTGACCGCCGCCATCGGGTCGCGGCGCTGGACCTCGGCATGAAGCGGTCCATCCCCGCCTACCTGGCCCACCACGGGTGCGAGGTGCACGTGCTGCCCGCGACGGCGACGGCGGCGGAGATCCTCGCGACCGAGCCGGACGGCGTGTTCCTCTCCAACGGCCCCGGCGACCCGGCCGCGACCGAGTACGCGGTCGACGCGCTGCGCGGCGTGCTGGGGCGGCGCCCTGTGTTCGGCATCTGCCTCGGCCACCAGCTCCTCGGCCGCGCGCTCGGGCTGGGCACGTACAAGCTGACGTTCGGCCACCGCGGCGTGAACCAGCCGGTCCAGGACCTCGCCACCAAGCGCGTCGCGATCACCAGCCACAACCACGGCTTCGCGGTGGCCGCGCCGACCGCGCCGGAGACGGCGTTCGGCCGGGTGGCGGTGAGCCACGTCGACCTCAACGACGGCGTGGTCGAGGGGCTGCGCTGCCTCGACGTGCCGGCGTTCTCGGTGCAGTACCACCCCGAGGCCGCGCCGGGGCCGCACGACGGCAGCGGGCTGTTCGCGGAGTTCGCGGCGCTGATGGCGGGAGCGCGGGTGTGA
- the carB gene encoding carbamoyl-phosphate synthase large subunit, which produces MPKRTDIHHVLVIGSGPIVIGQACEFDYSGTQACRVLRAEGLRVSLVNSNPATIMTDPEFADATYVEPITPEVVTQIIAKERPDALLATLGGQTALNTAVALHEAGVLEQYGVRLIGANVEAIHRGEDRQKFKDLVRAVGCDVPRSAVCHTVEETLAAVAELSYPVVVRPSFTMGGGGSGIAYDEADLRRIAGEGLRQSPTTEVLVEESVLGWKEYELELMRDTADNVVVICSIENVDPMGVHTGDSVTVAPAMTLTDREYQRMRDVAIAVIRAVGVDTGGSNIQFAVHPRTGRMVVIEMNPRVSRSSALASKATGFPIAKIAAKLAIGYTLDEITNDITRETPASFEPSLDYVVVKVPRFAFEKFPDADMTLTTTMKSVGEAMAIGRSFPEALQKALRSLEAPAAPPVADALAALRVPHAGRIDTVRQALREGRSVEEVSAASGIDPWFVDQLALLVETEREVAATPEPDAATLWRWKRLGFSDAQLGDEAAVRARRHALGVRPVYKTVDTCAAEFAAETPYHYSSYDEENEVTPSDRPKVLILGSGPNRIGQGIEFDYACVHASFALHAAGYETVMVNCNPETVSTDYDTSDRLYFEPLTTEDVLEVVHAEQRSGTVAGVIVQLGGQTPLKLAQALKDAGVPVVGTSPESIHLAEDRGAFGQVLADAGLPAPAWGVADGFGPAREIAQRVGYPVLVRPSFVLGGRGMGIVYDDEQLGEWVERNAGHGAVLVDRFLEDAVEIDVDALFDGTELYLGGVMEHIEEAGIHSGDSACALPPMTLGRRDITRIRESTEAIARGVGVRGLLNVQYAMKDDVLYVLEANPRASRTVPFTSKATGVQLAKAAARVMLGATVAELRAEGLLPATGDGADLPAGSHIAVKEAVLPFGRFPGTDTVLGPEMKSTGEVMGIAATFGEAFAKSQLAAYGPIPVKGRVFVSIANRDKRAMIFPIKRLADLGFEVVATEGTADVLRRNGVEVTTVRKYSEGGDTVVDRILAGEIDLIFNTPWGNGTRVDGYEIRTAAVAKGVPCITTMQGAAACVQGIEAMVRGDMDVRPLQDFHRALGRGGA; this is translated from the coding sequence GTGCCCAAGCGGACCGACATCCACCACGTCCTGGTCATCGGGTCTGGCCCGATCGTCATCGGGCAGGCCTGCGAGTTCGACTACTCGGGGACGCAGGCGTGCCGCGTGCTCCGCGCGGAGGGGCTGCGCGTCTCGCTGGTCAACTCGAACCCGGCGACGATCATGACCGACCCGGAGTTCGCGGACGCGACCTACGTCGAGCCGATCACGCCCGAGGTCGTCACCCAGATCATCGCGAAGGAACGCCCCGACGCCCTGCTCGCGACCCTCGGCGGCCAGACGGCGCTCAACACCGCGGTCGCGCTGCACGAGGCGGGCGTGCTGGAGCAGTACGGCGTCCGGCTGATCGGCGCCAACGTCGAGGCGATCCACCGCGGCGAGGACCGGCAGAAGTTCAAGGACCTGGTGCGCGCGGTCGGCTGCGACGTGCCGCGCAGCGCGGTCTGCCACACCGTCGAGGAGACGCTCGCGGCGGTCGCCGAGCTGAGCTACCCGGTCGTCGTGCGGCCGTCGTTCACGATGGGCGGCGGCGGCAGCGGCATCGCGTACGACGAGGCCGACCTGCGCCGCATCGCCGGCGAGGGGCTGCGGCAGAGCCCGACCACCGAGGTGCTGGTCGAGGAGAGCGTCCTCGGCTGGAAGGAGTACGAGCTCGAGCTGATGCGCGACACGGCCGACAACGTCGTGGTCATCTGCTCGATCGAGAACGTCGACCCGATGGGCGTGCACACCGGCGACTCGGTGACGGTGGCGCCCGCGATGACGCTGACGGACCGCGAGTACCAGCGGATGCGCGACGTCGCGATCGCGGTCATCCGCGCGGTCGGCGTCGACACCGGCGGCTCGAACATCCAGTTCGCGGTGCACCCGCGGACCGGCCGGATGGTCGTCATCGAGATGAACCCGCGCGTCTCGCGGTCGAGCGCGCTGGCCAGCAAGGCGACCGGCTTCCCGATCGCGAAGATCGCGGCCAAGCTCGCCATCGGCTACACCCTCGACGAGATCACCAACGACATCACCCGCGAGACGCCCGCGTCCTTCGAGCCGAGCCTCGACTACGTCGTCGTCAAGGTGCCGCGGTTCGCGTTCGAGAAGTTCCCGGACGCCGACATGACGCTGACCACGACGATGAAGTCGGTCGGCGAGGCGATGGCGATCGGCCGGTCGTTCCCCGAGGCGTTGCAGAAGGCGCTGCGCTCGCTGGAGGCGCCGGCGGCGCCGCCGGTCGCGGACGCGCTGGCGGCGCTGCGGGTGCCGCACGCGGGCCGGATCGACACGGTCCGCCAGGCGCTGCGCGAGGGGCGTTCGGTCGAGGAGGTCAGCGCCGCGTCGGGCATCGACCCGTGGTTCGTGGACCAGCTCGCGCTGCTCGTGGAGACCGAGCGCGAGGTCGCGGCGACGCCGGAGCCGGACGCGGCGACGCTGTGGCGGTGGAAGCGGCTCGGGTTCTCCGACGCGCAGCTCGGCGACGAGGCGGCGGTGCGGGCGCGGCGGCACGCGCTCGGCGTGCGGCCGGTCTACAAGACGGTCGACACCTGCGCGGCGGAGTTCGCGGCGGAGACGCCGTACCACTACTCGTCGTACGACGAGGAGAACGAGGTCACGCCGAGCGACCGGCCGAAGGTGCTGATCCTCGGCAGCGGGCCGAACCGCATCGGGCAGGGGATCGAGTTCGACTACGCGTGCGTCCACGCGTCGTTCGCGCTGCACGCGGCCGGCTACGAGACGGTGATGGTCAACTGCAACCCGGAGACCGTCTCGACCGACTACGACACGAGTGACCGCCTCTACTTCGAGCCGCTGACCACCGAGGACGTGCTCGAGGTCGTGCACGCCGAGCAGCGGTCCGGCACGGTCGCGGGCGTCATCGTGCAGCTCGGCGGGCAGACGCCGTTGAAGCTCGCGCAGGCGCTCAAGGATGCCGGCGTGCCGGTCGTCGGCACGTCGCCGGAGTCGATCCACCTGGCCGAGGACCGGGGGGCGTTCGGGCAGGTGCTCGCCGACGCGGGGCTGCCCGCGCCGGCCTGGGGCGTCGCCGACGGGTTCGGGCCGGCGCGGGAGATCGCGCAACGCGTCGGGTACCCGGTGCTGGTCCGCCCGTCGTTCGTGCTCGGCGGCCGCGGCATGGGCATCGTCTACGACGACGAGCAGCTCGGCGAGTGGGTCGAGCGCAACGCCGGGCACGGCGCGGTGCTGGTCGACCGGTTCCTGGAGGACGCGGTCGAGATCGACGTGGACGCGCTCTTCGACGGCACCGAGCTCTACCTCGGCGGCGTCATGGAGCACATCGAGGAGGCCGGCATCCACTCCGGCGACAGCGCCTGTGCGCTGCCGCCGATGACGCTGGGGCGCAGGGACATCACGCGCATCCGCGAGTCGACGGAGGCGATCGCCCGCGGCGTCGGCGTGCGCGGCCTGCTCAACGTCCAGTACGCCATGAAGGACGACGTCCTCTACGTCCTGGAGGCCAACCCGCGCGCGTCGCGGACGGTGCCGTTCACGTCGAAGGCGACCGGCGTGCAGCTCGCCAAGGCGGCGGCGCGGGTGATGCTCGGCGCGACCGTCGCGGAGCTGCGCGCGGAGGGGCTGCTGCCGGCGACCGGCGACGGCGCCGACCTGCCCGCCGGCTCGCACATCGCCGTCAAGGAGGCGGTGCTGCCGTTCGGGCGGTTCCCCGGCACCGACACGGTGCTCGGCCCGGAGATGAAGTCGACCGGCGAGGTCATGGGCATCGCGGCGACGTTCGGGGAGGCGTTCGCCAAGAGCCAGCTCGCGGCGTACGGCCCGATCCCGGTGAAGGGCCGCGTCTTCGTGTCCATCGCCAACCGCGACAAGCGCGCGATGATCTTCCCGATCAAGCGGCTCGCCGACCTCGGCTTCGAGGTCGTCGCCACCGAGGGCACCGCGGACGTGCTGCGCCGCAACGGCGTCGAGGTCACGACCGTGCGCAAGTACAGCGAGGGCGGCGACACCGTCGTCGACCGGATCCTGGCCGGCGAGATCGACCTGATCTTCAACACCCCGTGGGGCAACGGCACCCGCGTCGACGGCTACGAGATCCGCACCGCCGCCGTCGCGAAGGGCGTGCCGTGCATCACGACGATGCAGGGCGCGGCGGCCTGCGTGCAGGGCATCGAGGCGATGGTGCGCGGCGACATGGACGTGCGGCCGTTGCAGGACTTCCACCGCGCGCTGGGCCGAGGGGGCGCCTGA
- a CDS encoding dihydroorotate dehydrogenase electron transfer subunit: MPPVQVAGEVLALKRMGAYWSMTVAAPGIAEQVRPGHFVAVAVGGAETSMLLRRAFSLYSASDRGVYGGTVEFVFAVHGKGTEWLARQRQGDPLDVVGPLGRPFKLPKEPVTATLVGGGYGTAPLFGLAEALRARGCRIDFVVGAATGDRLFGALEAKRISSSVAFTTDDGSVGERGRVSDVLPEVLARTGSDLVYACGPMAMLRAVAEIAAAHGIPSQVAVEESMACGIGVCMTCVLPARGEDGQTRMVRSCVEGPVFMGDQLRWDALGTVPADCVGAPR, encoded by the coding sequence ATGCCGCCGGTGCAGGTCGCGGGCGAGGTCCTCGCGCTGAAGCGGATGGGCGCGTACTGGTCGATGACCGTCGCGGCGCCCGGCATCGCCGAGCAGGTGCGGCCGGGTCACTTCGTGGCCGTCGCGGTCGGCGGCGCCGAGACGTCGATGCTGCTGCGGCGGGCGTTCAGCTTGTACTCGGCCAGCGACCGTGGCGTCTACGGCGGCACGGTGGAGTTCGTGTTCGCGGTGCACGGCAAGGGCACCGAGTGGCTGGCGCGGCAGCGGCAGGGCGACCCGCTCGACGTCGTGGGGCCGCTGGGCCGGCCGTTCAAGCTGCCGAAGGAGCCGGTGACGGCGACGCTCGTCGGCGGCGGGTACGGCACGGCACCGCTGTTCGGGCTGGCCGAGGCGCTGCGGGCGCGCGGCTGCCGGATCGACTTCGTGGTCGGCGCGGCGACGGGCGACCGGCTGTTCGGGGCGCTGGAGGCCAAGCGCATCTCCTCCTCGGTGGCGTTCACGACCGACGACGGGTCGGTGGGCGAGCGGGGCCGGGTGAGCGACGTGCTGCCCGAGGTGCTGGCGCGCACCGGCAGTGACCTCGTCTACGCCTGCGGCCCGATGGCGATGCTGCGCGCGGTCGCCGAGATCGCGGCCGCGCACGGCATCCCGAGCCAGGTGGCGGTCGAGGAGTCGATGGCCTGCGGCATCGGCGTCTGCATGACGTGCGTGCTCCCGGCGCGCGGCGAGGACGGGCAGACGCGGATGGTGCGGTCGTGCGTGGAGGGGCCGGTGTTCATGGGCGACCAGCTCCGCTGGGACGCCCTCGGCACCGTCCCCGCCGACTGTGTGGGAGCCCCGCGATGA
- a CDS encoding dihydroorotate dehydrogenase, producing the protein MSEMVTVRTVPDTDPMPLGIDLSTRLAGVYFPNPVFTASGCAAAGQELGQFFDVAKLGAMVTKSIMLEPRSGRPTPRMAETPSGMLNSIGLQGPGIETFLQRDLPWLAERGARTVVSIAGSSVEEYARLAQKLRGRPGLTMLEVNISCPNVEDRGTVFACDARSAADVVNAVKRVSSVPVFAKLSPDVTDIVSIARAVVDGGADGLSMINTLLGLAIDTKTMRPVLAGVTGGLSGPAIRPVAVRCVWQVHQALPEVPIIGMGGIRTGVDALEFLLAGASAVSVGTAVFGDPNAPVRIVEELRSALAERGITSVADVVGRAHRPPETHVPEGPDPE; encoded by the coding sequence ATGAGCGAGATGGTCACCGTCCGGACGGTCCCCGACACCGATCCGATGCCGCTGGGCATCGACCTGTCGACGCGGCTCGCCGGCGTCTACTTCCCGAACCCCGTCTTCACCGCGTCCGGCTGCGCGGCCGCCGGGCAGGAGCTCGGCCAGTTCTTCGACGTCGCCAAGCTCGGCGCGATGGTGACGAAGTCGATCATGCTGGAGCCGCGCTCCGGCCGGCCGACGCCCCGCATGGCGGAGACGCCGAGCGGGATGCTCAACTCCATCGGGCTCCAGGGCCCGGGCATCGAGACGTTCCTCCAGCGGGACCTGCCGTGGCTCGCCGAACGCGGCGCGCGCACGGTCGTGTCGATCGCCGGGTCGAGCGTCGAGGAGTACGCGCGGCTCGCGCAGAAGCTCCGCGGCCGCCCCGGGCTGACCATGCTCGAGGTCAACATCTCCTGCCCCAACGTCGAGGACCGCGGCACGGTGTTCGCCTGCGACGCCCGCTCCGCCGCCGACGTCGTCAACGCCGTGAAGCGCGTGTCCAGCGTGCCGGTGTTCGCGAAGCTGTCGCCCGACGTCACCGACATCGTCTCGATCGCCCGCGCCGTGGTCGACGGTGGCGCCGACGGCCTGTCGATGATCAACACGCTGCTCGGCCTGGCCATCGACACGAAGACGATGCGCCCGGTGCTCGCCGGCGTCACCGGCGGGCTGTCCGGCCCGGCGATCCGCCCGGTCGCCGTGCGCTGCGTGTGGCAGGTGCACCAGGCGCTGCCGGAGGTGCCGATCATCGGCATGGGCGGCATCCGCACCGGCGTCGACGCGCTGGAGTTCCTCCTCGCGGGGGCGTCGGCCGTGTCGGTGGGGACGGCGGTGTTCGGCGACCCGAACGCGCCCGTGCGCATCGTCGAGGAGCTGCGTTCGGCGCTGGCCGAGCGCGGGATCACCAGCGTCGCCGACGTCGTCGGCCGCGCCCACCGCCCACCCGAGACACATGTACCGGAAGGACCCGACCCCGAGTGA